One Callithrix jacchus isolate 240 chromosome 4, calJac240_pri, whole genome shotgun sequence genomic window, GCTGTTTATTTCCTACTCTTCAAGCACCCACACAAGTCTTAGGTGTTCAAGAAAAGGGTTTGAaagtttctaaaaacaaacacacgCCTTCCTGCTCAGAAGCACCTCCTCCCAATCGGCATCCTCAGCTAGTCATgagcatctcagaaaaaaaggtgcAAGCGTCATTCAGAACTCAAAAGGGCTGGCAGATGAAACTCCAGCTCACCTGTGAGCAGCCAAAGTATCACAACTCTCATCTCCCTGAGACCTTCAGCATTTAGTATTTttcatcactgatttttttttttttttttgagacatagtttcgctgttgttacccagactggagtgcaatggcatgatttcggctcaccgcaacctccgcctcctgggttcaggcaattctcctgcctcagtctcccgagtagctgggactacaggtgcgcaccaccatgcccagctaatttttgtatttttagtagagacggggtttcacctcattgaccaggatggtctcgatctcttgacctcgtgatccacccacctcggcctcccagagtgctgggattataggcgtgagccactgtgtgcagccTCATCACTGATTTTTAAAGAGGCCAGAGACCAAGATAAGAATTGCAAACCTTAAGCTatctgtttttaatataaatacaaatcccatttaaaaacaatctaaaatactatctaaaaagtaaatatacataTGGCACATATGCTTGGGAAGCTTAAAGGTGGCTTCCTTATAATAGGTAAGATCTCCATGgtgcaggaattttttttaaataaaacttttgtatttatttatttcttattttttttttgagacggagtttcgctcttgttacccaggctggagtgcaatggcgcgatctcggctcaccgcaacctccgcctcctgggttcaggcaattctcctgcctcagcctcctgagtagctgggattacaggcacgcgccaccatgcccagctaattttttgtatttttagtagagactgggtttcaccatgttgaccaggatggtctcgatctctagacctcgtgatccacccgcctcggcctcccaaagtgctgggattacaggcttgagccactgcgcccggcctaaaataaaactttaaaaatcagattgaTTCCATATGTGTTTGCAAGCTATATTAAAGTTCCGAGGAATATCAAAATATGTATTACTTTGAGGCATATCACCATTATAGAGATGAGGGACCAGAACTAATGTCCCCAGGGAGCAGGGGAGAAGGACTTGCTTGTGGCTCAACCTGGAAGAATGATCAGCTTCTCAAAATGAGAAGCCCTTCTACACTTTGAAGCAATTGTTTCACATCGTGAGAATACTGGCCGAAGAGGGGCCCTTGGTAAAGGAAACCGGACTGTGTGCACATTCCTAGAAATTTGGAGAGGTGCCAGAGAAGAAGCTGAAATGACTCCATTCAAGCCAGTGGCTGAAACTGCCAGCAGACCCACAAGCTGGCTTCTCATTGGTAAGTTTTCCAATGTTGCTCCTAATTCATTCTGGTGACCCCATGCACAGGATGCGTCTACATCAACTCCACACCCCAGGGGGAGCAAAGCCAAGTGTCTAAAGTCCCATCGAATCCGCCCAAAGATGATAGAGCTGGCAGCACAGGCTGGCCTCCGGCGGTGAATCCAAAACCAAACCCTGCACTCACCTGAGAGCGCCAAGGCTTCAGCAGACCTTATGCTTGGCTCTGTGGGGATTCCAGGAGCTTGGGACTCAGGTGGGGCACAAGCATAAAAGGTTCCTGTCACCTGGCAACCTGcatttgcaaataaaaatcagatgATGTCTAGACAGAGAGTCCGACGCAGTGCAGGGCTTCCTGGGGTGTGTGTGAAGCCTGGGAAGGAAGGGGCTGGTGCCCAATCACCTTCCCACTCACGCCCAGCGTGAGCGACTAGCAAGGCGCACTCTTGTGAGGCAGAGATGAGCTGGAAAACCGAAGCTGAGGGAGAAACGAGCCAGGGCGCAGCTCTGGGAGGAAACTCGGAGAGCTCTCTCTGTAACTGATCAAGAGGGAGACCGGGGCTCAGAGACAGATGATGTGATTTGTCCTTGTTCACACAGCGGGTTCACAACAGAGCTGAGAGCTCAGGTCTACATGAGTTTGTGCCAAAGAGCCcgattaaaaatgaacaaattgttTAGACTATGTCTATTTTTCTTGCCTCTTGTGGGTTAGGGAGAAGACTGAACCACGGTCCAGAAGGCAACAATGTGTGAAACATGGATGGAGGAAGAACGTGGAACAGAACACCTGATTCTGCTGCCGCTTCATTTAGTGTTTCCAATGCTGCAAGACATGTCTCCACCTATTCCATCATTTGCACACTTCTAAGCATCGCCTCTTTCCCATAGAGACAGAGCACTAAACACAATTCTGAATTTCAAAAACTAGTtttatgtgagccaattcctccACTACCATATTGGACACCAGCCCTTGCTGCAAATCCTGTCAAGAAAGCTAACACAAGTGAATTCTGAGCTTTTTTGTGCCTTCAATACAATGCCCCTCAATACAAACATTAAACAGCAGTACCTCTTCACTACCTGCAGCCACAGATAGCCTGATCATGACTGGGAAAAAAGGCCAAATTGCGAAGGAACAAATACTCCTAAAACATCCAAAAGGTTCAACGTGTTGACCCATCTCAGGACTCCTATTTAAGTAACTAACTCAAAAGCCCTGAAAGCCTGAGTTCTGCAGTATCGAGCACAGCATTGCAAGATTCTCACTGCAGCTAGATGAGTGCTCCCTGCTGAGGGAGCTCATTTTGATGTCTGGAGAATTCCTGAGGGCAGGGGACCACATCTAATCCAGAATCAGCGAGTTTCTCTGGCACTTGTAGATATGTTTTATGTGTTTTCCATGGTATTTTTGCATTCCGTTTTTAGTATCACCTCTAAtaccaaaaataacaacaatgaaCACACAACTATTCAATGAAAAATATACCAGCTCAAAAATCTCCCAGCACCCCTACTTACTATGAGCTTCCACAATCTCCTCTCTATATATAAAAGGGGCCTGTTTTCCACTGCCTGGAATGATCTCTGTGGTGTTTAAATAAGACTCCATgaaggacagtgcctggcatgaaCCCTAAGCGTAAACTTGGCTCTGGGATGCCACCATCCCACAGGACTGAAAAAATCCTCCTCTCCCCTGAGCTGCACACGCAGCCTCCAAGAAGGGGAAAGAGCTTTGATGCTGCCCAGGACAAACCAGGATTCACCATGGCCCGCAGTCAGATTAGCTCTTCTGTTTCCTGCCCTGGTGTCTTCCTTACCATTTTCACAAGCTGGGCCTTGCCAGTGGTGGCCGCGGTGACCAAATGTGACGGGACATTGGTACGGGATTTCCGGGTGCGGCTGATCAGGGACATAGTCTCTCCAGCTTCGGTCAAGGGGTGGCATCACGTAGTTGTGGACCTGCTAAAGGAGCAGGAGAGCCTGAGATGAAAAACAGTCTGGCACTGAGACGGGGCTGCTCTTATGCTCTCCAAACTCCTCAGGGAATCCCTTATCAGGCTGACAGCTGAAGCATTTTTATCATCGGAAAAGACTGGAATGAATTGTTCATCACACTAGGTGGAAACACCCACAGAGGGTCAAAAAGGACAATGGAGACACTGTTGTCCTGTTTTATGTAAAGCTTCATCATATGGCTAAATCCGGCACCAAAAGTACCACAGGGGAATTTGCCTTCCTCTACCCACCAAAGTGGATGAAACAAAGCTGTCATTTACATCAAGAAAGCCTGAAGAGATCAGCTGCCCTGTGGTTTCACATGATAAGGCACTACTTCCAAAATCTTCAACTTCCACAAAAGGTCTGTTTCCCAGAAGAAATGAGAAGCATATTCCAACAGGCAGACACACCCGACCCTCCCCTACTTAAAACCCACACCAATGGCAGCACCCTGTGGAAAGTGAGGCATTCATTAGGTGACCTGGGGTTTTGCTGGGCTGTTGGACTAGCCACAGCAAATGGCAAGTTCTGCTGTCTGGACTGCTGTGGTTCTCCGGCTGCGTGGGCAGCTGGTCCACAAGCCTCGCCCTCAGGGTGCCCAGTGTCCTCCACCATACCTGGGCTGGAAGCGAGGGGTAAGGCGCTGTCATGGTGTAGGGGTGACTCATGGACATCTGTGGGTCCTCTAGGGTGAGCTGCTTGGCTCCTATGTGTTTGGGGAAAAGGGAAATGGCACAAAGTAAAAACAGGAACTGACCTAACTAAATGTCAAATCTTGTAAAAATACCTAAGCGTTTAATTCTTAGAATGCATAACATGGTGTTGACAAGGTAATTTTCAGCAGCTCCCTTGGGAAGTTATTTGTTCATGCCATTACACTGCTTTTTTCCACAAGGTCTTCATTGTATAGGACAGGTAGAGGAATATATGACAGACAGCATGTGAATGTGCCTCATGATATAAAGGACCCCACCAGCTAGATGCTTCCCAAGTGAGGTTACCTGAAGGATTTGTTTGagatgcagattcctgggctctcTTCCAGACACACTGGTCAGAATCATGAAAAGAGGGGTCCAGGAATCTTACTTTTAATAAGCATCTCAGGTGACcatgttacattttaaaagttgacaGTTTTTTATCACGAATAGTAACTCATTACTCCTCTTCTACAAAATAGTTACTCATTGAAGACTCTAAGATAAGTAAAGCTTTAACAAGTTatccaggtttcttttttttcttttaatactaaCTGGAGAACACATATTCGATGCACACACATACCCATATATGTTGAGGTGTACAGTGTGATTAATTCTCCTATGCTAAGCATCACAGGAGTTTCAACTTGTGACCCACATAACTCAGGCAAGGAGGCTGAGCTTGACTGTGAggcagaaggcaggcaggcagtacAAAAGGAAAGCTAGAAAGTGATGCTCAGAATGAAGTTAAGGTACCTCAAGGATCTGGCTGCCTATGTTGTGTGACCCTAATTCAGGAAAGCCCCTACCTTTTTTGGCTCCTTCAGGAACAATCCTGTACACTTTGTACGGGTCTGAGATGTCCAGCTGGCTCCGCTCAACCAGTTCCTCAAAGTCATTGCTCTTATTGAGAGCACATCGTAAACGTGTCTTCCAGGTGGGAGGGTCTGGCTTGTCGATGCCTTCTCGGAACTTTCCTTTAAATAGTGCCCAAGCCTGGTGGTCaagaatgaagagaatgaaaagtcAAAATACggatctgttttttttgttttcttttcagagacagagtcctgctgtgttgtccaggctacagtgcagtggcatgatcatagctcactgcagcctcgatctcctggatTCTAGggatgctcctacctcagccgtAGCTGGGGCCTGGGCCTAGAGGTGCTCACTATCACGCCTagctatttttgtttatttatttattggttgcagagacagggtctcactatgttgcacagactcgtctggaactcctggcctcaagggatccttccacctcatcttcccaaagtgctgggattacaggtgtcagccaccatgcgcaaccaaaaatacagatattttacaaAGAATCTTGAAAGtgtatttctaaaagaaagaatgGTACATAGGTCTTTCAGATTTACACTGCTGCTCAAAATGCAAATGGAAAGACCCCAGGTATCCCctaggaaaattattttccatctcaGACCCTATCACTGCCAAGTTGAAGACACACATTTTCTGGGTGTTTATAAAAGGTAGAGTGAGATGCGGAGGTTCCTGGAGGGGACTCTACCCACCCTCCTCAGTGTCTGAGGTGAGCTTGCCAAAGACGAAGGACAGCTGTGGTGTGAGCTACCACCCACAGGAGACCTCTGGATGGCCACGCAGCTGAGGCACCGTAGAGCAAATTCAGACCAAATTCCCGGAGGAAGTCCCCTACCCTTGCTCTGCCCACAGGTGGGGGCTGGGCCCAGAGGCACAGTTCTCTGGGTAAACTGCCTTAGGGGAAAACAGTCGTACACACGTGTGTGCACTCACACAAATGGCAAGGGAGACAGATCTAGAGAGAGGCCGGAGTTTCAGAGCGATGCGGGAGATGTTTCCAGAGATACttggaaagagaaagacagagacacacacacagagaaagacacagaaatgGGAGCATCAGAAAAGAGCTAGCAGGAGAGTGAAGAGAGGCTGACCTCAGGAAAAACATGCAGAgagaaaaactcagaaaaagagaaacagagacagccGCACCAGCGCGGGacgcacagagagagagagagagagagagagagagagagagagacccactGATGAAGGAGGCAGACACGGATCCGGAGTCAGGGTGGGAGGCTTGCGTGTAAACGGGAGCCTCAGACGAACAAAGGAGAACCCTCAGGCTTCTGACCGCCCTTCCCCGGGCCGAGCCTCCAGGAGTCTCCCTGCAGTCGCCAAGCGCTCAGGACTGGGACCCGGCTCCCGGCCCGTGCACTCTAAGAGCTGAGGCCTCCTTTCCTCCCGTGGCTGTGGGCGATGCCACCTGATGCTCTCGCCGCCCGCCCGTCCGCCCCGTGCAGTGGGCTCGCCGCGGAGTCAGCGCCCGGGACCCCGGGCTCTCTGCGCCCTCCCCCCGCGCCCCCGCGGACTCCCGAGGCCGGAGACCTTGAAGAGCGCGGCGTCCTCCTCGCGGTTGTAGTCCTGCTTGCCCGCGTGCTTCCAGGGGATGCGGAAGATGCTCTTCTCCTCGTTCTCCCACACTAGCCCCGGGTACTTGCCACTGTCGATCTGGTCGATCAACCACTGGCGGAGCTTCCCGTTGCCGCAGCTCACCGCGCTCATGCCGAACTCTCCGCCTCGGCCGCCGCCCTCCAAGTTCATGCCCCGCGTGCCGTCCGCGCCCTCGACCGGGGTCCTTCGCCCGCTCTGCTGTGCTATGCACTGCGCTGCGCTGCGGGGAGGAGAGCTGCCCTTCAACCACGAGGCACAGAGTTCCGGGCACCCCGTCCCGATCCCCTGTGGCAATGACCACGAGGCCCTGGGGTCTTTGAGGCTGCGAAGCGCTCGCGTGCCCTGTCAGGGTCGCCAAGGCCCCCAGAACAAGGCACCTTCGCGGCCAGTCCAGGAGCATCCCTTGGGCGGGCACAGTCTTCCGCCTTCCAAGCGCCGCCCCACGAAGGCCCCCACCCGCCTGCTCCCCTTTCCACTCAGGTAACGCACCCGCAGCCCAAGGGTTCCCGACGCGCGCCGCTGGCTTTGCACACTCTCCCCATCTCCCAGCCGCCGTCCCTCCTGGCCCTCCGTACGCACTCACTAGCAGCCTCGCTTCTCTTCGCCCACTCCCAAGTAGTTTCCCGCCCCTTCCCAGCGACTCTGTCAGTTTCCACTCCCCTGGCAGCCTCCACGCGCCGGAGACCCGGCCTGCGGCCAGGAGTTCCAGGGGCGCAACACCGGGTTCCTCCACCCTCCGCTTTGTCTGCTCGCATCCCGACCTTCGTCCCGAATAGGACCCCTATCCCTGCCCAGCTAGCGGGAATTAATTGGGCCCTGCGAACAACCAGTGGTGGACAGCGGGGGCTGTAGCCCAGTAGCAAGGGATTCCGCACACAGAGCTTCCGCCCGACCCCCAGAGCaggcccgggaggcggaggcggggaGTGCGCTGGAGAGGGCAACGCCAGCTGCCTGGACGGCAGGGACCGCGCCAGGCCGGCTAGGCCATCGCACGAAAGGCTCGGAGTGACCCAGATGcggagctcctcctcctcctcctccgccagCGGGTGAGCGCCGCGCTGGAGGCCGCGGTGAGTTGGGGCCCCTTAAAAGCGAAGAGCAGGGGAAGGAGCCTGGAATTGGGGTCCACGGGGTCAGGGCTGTTCCTCGCAGGCAAGTGTGCCGTCCTGTGTGGGTGCCTAGAACTGCCCCGCCTCAGCCACTCCTGGGGCCCCAACAGTCCGTTTGGCTCATCCCGTCCAGCGTGTAGCGACCTCGGGGGCGGGCGAGTGGCGGGGCCGCGGGAGCAAGGAGTGCAAGTGGGGAGGCTCGAGCAGCGCTTCGGGAGGCGGACCTCGGAGCCCGCAGTAGCGCTCCGGGCTCAGCGTAGATGGGGTGGGAGTAGGAGCACCAGGACGGGGCGCGCTCCCTTCCCGCTCCAGAGCCCGGGTGCCTTGCGTTGCTCTGGGGATCCAACCTCTGGTTCGCGCTCCAGGTCCTCTCTGTTATCAGCCCTACACCCCTCCTCCTGCCCGACTCCAGGCCTTACCTCGCCCGGGACTCGGAGCTGAGGGCAGCGGTGGGTCCCAAGATCAAGCG contains:
- the IRF4 gene encoding interferon regulatory factor 4 isoform X3; amino-acid sequence: MNLEGGGRGGEFGMSAVSCGNGKLRQWLIDQIDSGKYPGLVWENEEKSIFRIPWKHAGKQDYNREEDAALFKAWALFKGKFREGIDKPDPPTWKTRLRCALNKSNDFEELVERSQLDISDPYKVYRIVPEGAKKGAKQLTLEDPQMSMSHPYTMTAPYPSLPAQQVHNYVMPPLDRSWRDYVPDQPHPEIPYQCPVTFGHRGHHWQGPACENDCRLHICLYYREILVKELTTSSPEGCRISHGHTYDPSNLDQVLFPYPEDNGQRKNIEKLLSHLERGVVLWMAPDGLYAKRLCQSRIYWDGPLALCNDRPNKLERDQTCKLFDTQQFLSELQAFAHHGRSLPRFQVTLCFGEEFPDPQRQRKLITAHVEPLLARQLYYFAQQNSGHFLRGYDLPEHISSPEDYHRSIRHSSIQE
- the IRF4 gene encoding interferon regulatory factor 4 isoform X2, whose product is MNLEGGGRGGEFGMSAVSCGNGKLRQWLIDQIDSGKYPGLVWENEEKSIFRIPWKHAGKQDYNREEDAALFKAWALFKGKFREGIDKPDPPTWKTRLRCALNKSNDFEELVERSQLDISDPYKVYRIVPEGAKKGAKQLTLEDPQMSMSHPYTMTAPYPSLPAQVHNYVMPPLDRSWRDYVPDQPHPEIPYQCPVTFGHRGHHWQGPACENGCQVTGTFYACAPPESQAPGIPTEPSIRSAEALALSDCRLHICLYYREILVKELTTSSPEGCRISHGHTYDPSNLDQVLFPYPEDNGQRKNIEKLLSHLERGVVLWMAPDGLYAKRLCQSRIYWDGPLALCNDRPNKLERDQTCKLFDTQQFLSELQAFAHHGRSLPRFQVTLCFGEEFPDPQRQRKLITAHVEPLLARQLYYFAQQNSGHFLRGYDLPEHISSPEDYHRSIRHSSIQE
- the IRF4 gene encoding interferon regulatory factor 4 isoform X1, with translation MNLEGGGRGGEFGMSAVSCGNGKLRQWLIDQIDSGKYPGLVWENEEKSIFRIPWKHAGKQDYNREEDAALFKAWALFKGKFREGIDKPDPPTWKTRLRCALNKSNDFEELVERSQLDISDPYKVYRIVPEGAKKGAKQLTLEDPQMSMSHPYTMTAPYPSLPAQQVHNYVMPPLDRSWRDYVPDQPHPEIPYQCPVTFGHRGHHWQGPACENGCQVTGTFYACAPPESQAPGIPTEPSIRSAEALALSDCRLHICLYYREILVKELTTSSPEGCRISHGHTYDPSNLDQVLFPYPEDNGQRKNIEKLLSHLERGVVLWMAPDGLYAKRLCQSRIYWDGPLALCNDRPNKLERDQTCKLFDTQQFLSELQAFAHHGRSLPRFQVTLCFGEEFPDPQRQRKLITAHVEPLLARQLYYFAQQNSGHFLRGYDLPEHISSPEDYHRSIRHSSIQE